The DNA sequence ccgtATCCCCCCGTACCCGTATCCCCATATTTTGGAATTTGACGAATTCCCGTATCCACGTACTGCGCACCCGCACTcccgcacccgcactcatgcttcctagcACAACCATTTCTAGATTTCCTCAAGATTTGTCAGGCCAATCCTAAATTCCTTATATATAGGGGAGAAGGGACTAATCAGCATTCAGCCTCATACCTATCCAATAattctctcttatttttcaCTCTGGCCCTGTTTGGAACTTAAAGGATTGAGAAAAATTATAGGTTTGACCATGTGAAATATCTAATAttggtgtttggtagttagaGGATTGAAATAGCAATTTGAACTCAAAAGGCTAATTTTGTAAAAGCTACTTGGAGGAGCTTATTCAATTAGATGATTGCCATGTGTCTActtaaaatgtatataaaaaagCTAAGCAAACAACTATTTACCAAACGATTTCATCCAAAACAGCTAACTGAATCCGCCAGTCAAAACAGCtacttcaatcagctagtcaaaataattaattcaatccgctaacagctaaccgctaattagCAAACAGGGCCTGTGTATTCTCTAATCAATCAATTCGGATAGTCTTGATGTGGACATAAAATAATAGTATCagttgttaattattttatactATCATCGAGATAAAAGTATGTTTTGTAATTGATAGTTATATTATATGGTtaacaatattataaataatatatattaaatatagtaGTAACTAATTATTAGGTATTTGCTATCAATAAGGAATAGTATGCAACTTTTTAGGATCTTACTCGCTCAACAAATATTAGATTATCTATATACATATTTGTAAGCATCGTTATTAATTAGAGATGATTAATATAAATTGATATTTGTTCAATAAATCCAAGGATTTATTATTgatgtaaaaaatataatagccaTCTAGCTTGTCCTTTGTATTTCAAATGAAGCATGAGAATTGAGAAGCAATTTTCTAACTAAAGTGTCTTTGAAGTTTGACGAAAATCCCCTGAGCTATATAACTATAGGCCAAACAAAAGTTACGTAAGTTTCCTATTTCAATTGGGATGGTGTTTCATGATATGTACTGAAAAATTAACGTGATATATGTCCTGAACTTCAACTgaatgataaaataaataactttaATAATGCATATTGAGTCATGTTTGATAAAAGACCTCTAGAGAGTCATAactcaaaagtcaaaacaaaGCACTTGTCACATAATTTCTTCTCTACGGCAAATTCGAACCCTGTAAACAAAAATCTAGCTCCCTACTGCTTAATTCCCCACCCCAGAATATATTTCAGTACAACCACTGGTTATATCAAAATCATGTATACAAGCAGTTAAGAATCCTACATGAGACTACTTACCCACACAATGGCCTGtagtacaaatatataaaaaatgccATCTGAACAAATTTGCATTTAACATACAAAAACATACTGTATTTCATTTGAACCAAATTCATTCATCActaaaaacatcacaatttccAATAACTAGTAAGTTACTAATACTATCAGTACACATACCAATACATATACGAAAAACAACAAACTACACTAATATTACAAACAACATCACCACTAAAATCACACAcaaagagagagggagagggagggagggagagagagggagagggagggggggggagagagagagagagagagagagagagagagagagagagagagagagagggagggagggagggagggagagggagggagagagagggagagggagggagagagagatcatACCTTGTAGACTAAACCAACAATGGTAGTCCCAGTCTTGAGAAAAGAAGAGGGCTTAAGGCCCTTTTTCATCAACATCTCATTTCTTCGACATAAATCGAAGCTAAACCCCCCTTTTGCAGGAACATCAAAATCCACATTAGCCATTTCAACAACTCAGCTGATACAATTCACATAAACAAAGCAACAAACATAAGTATTAGATCAAATTAAAAGCTCAGTTGAGCTAAATTACAGTTTAAAATGGCAATTAcgtacaaattatatatgttccGAGGGTAAAAAAGAGCCCTGATCTGATAATAATGGGGACAATCAAGGAGAATAATTAATTGTAGTGTTGTGGCTTGGAACATAAGAAAGGTGATTTGGTTTCAGGGCTTTCTGGGTTGACCCGTAATGAATTTGAATTGGGCTTGCTCAGTTGGAGCAGGAACTTTGGTCAGAATAGGGTTCTGTGTGTAATAGTCTAATTGAAAAGTCATGAACCGGCCCAAACTAGAGATGATAAATGACCTGATCCGATTTGAATGAGCAACCCTTGACATTAAGGGCCGTTtggctaattttaaaaaaaagttacttattacttaaaatagagagataaattataagtgataagtagatttgatttataatttattaaaatgtttggATAATATGAATAATAAGTCAATAGAggttttggtaatttaaatttataaaatatttttattttaacaatttatttaataaaatgatatttatcaatatatataatttatcacatatttgAAACGTAAAAGGAACATATTAAATAAGGTAATCAAATATATAAGAAGTTAGAAGCTAGGATGAGAATCTGCGACTTCCAActtcttctttctttctcttcagTTTGTTATAAACTCATATAGAAGTCAAGGTACTTCTTTGCCGAACACTCGTTGAAAAGCCAAACCTGACTTTTATCAAAAAGAAGCACAAATTCATATAGAAGTCAATGCCGTTAAATTCATATAGAAATTTAATAGAAGTCAATGCCGTCAATGCCGTTAAATTCATATAAACACTCGTTAAATTCATATAGAAATTTAATAATAACACCcgttattttaataatataaataaatttgataattttatgcTATTGTTTTTATAGAATAGTgatgatatttgaatttatcATCATTAAAGATCGAGGCGTGGCCGTTAGGCCAATGCCGAGAAATCTTTTATCGAAAAGAAGATATTTATATTGAgtagttttttatatttaaaaattataatgtatTTCAGTCAGAAGATAATGTTTACATATCATAATAAGATATAATAGATATAATGGGGCCATTGAAATTATCTTAAAAGAAAATGGTTATCACTAAAGATCGAGGCATGACCAGAAATCTTttatcaaaaagaaaatatttatattgaagaatagtttcttatatttgaaaaatctaATGTATTTCAGTCATAATATAATGTTTACATGTCATAATTAGATATAATAGATATAACGTGGCCATTGTGATTATCTTAAAAGAAAATACTTATCACTAAAGATCGAGGCATGAAGATCGAGGCATGAGTGTTGAAATCTTTTATCGAAAATAAAACGTTTATATTGAATAGTttcttatatttgaaaaaaataatgtatttcaGTCTGAAGATAATGTTTACATATCATAATTGGATATTAtaatagttttgaaaaaaaatataatacttaaaataatattatataatgtaTTACCAAAAAAATACAACAAAAACTTATGATCTCCTTTTTGATATGTATATTCGATGGAACGGGAATTTCTAATAAGTATGTTCAATGGAACTGGAACttttacaatttgttttgaaaataaCCCAACATACTTATTTGGGCCTAAGGATCTACAGTGGGTCAGATCAAAATAACATTTCATAacaaatgtttaatttatttgggCTTAAGGATtaagaatttataatattttttggtacttcattttttgaatttcataaaaaaaattgacattGCGACCTATAATCATTTCAAgttctaaaaaaaaatagtaaaaactatattatatgatatatatatcaaaaaaacaACAAGCACTTATGATTTAGTTTTTAATAAGTATGATCGATAAATATGTTGccaaaaaagtattttttttataaaagttgaatttttgttataaatatgaacaccttaatataaaaattatcttaataatcagattattatatactttaataatattattaaataaaaaaatcatcaatttcCCATGCGTAGCGGGCATAATTACTAGTTCATATAGAAGTCAATGCACTTCTTTGCCAAATACTCGTTAAAATGCCAAGCCTGACTTTTATAAAATAGAAGTGCTTCTGAAAGATAGCCGAACAACCACTAAGCAAGTGTCTTTTACggtataacttataagtcagaaatgatttatttatattgtcTTCGTTTGTTTAGGAAGAATTTGTTTtatgggttttgtgtttcttgatatttttatgtttacaaGTAAAATCACTTTTATGAACTTGATAATGCTAGTTTTTCTATTAgagttcttattttttttttcaaactctttattagttatttacttctcacttttagtcttttttttatttcaaaatgttTCTTAACCAAGTTGTAATTGACAATTTGAGGGTTTATCTCGGCTAGTTTCAGTTATTTTTTAAACTCTTCGCTTTtcctaaaaaaacaaataagatgtcactttttttaagatgtcattttttttaaatttgtccaaACGATCCTATTTGTGCAACTGTTTTATAAGTCAATTTCTCTTTGTAAAAAAACAttgaaaatcttaatttttagtGATTAATTGCTTCTCTCCTCACACTATTTTTAATGTGACACACTTACAAGTCAAGTACCGGTGGTGTTAGTTTTTAGATTTGGGGTTTACTGTATCCTCACGTTGGGAAAATTGTTTCAGGCTggtgtttataaattttgagtTTTTTCTGTCCAGTTGAGAAAAAATTATGGGTTCCAACTTCCAATTCACAACCGATTACATTGATGAAATCTCGAACAGATGACAAATACGAGCAGAATTTTCAAACCAGAGGCCGCCTTTGTAAACTGGTACCTCACCGAACAATATCAGGTGAACAATTCTTTCAACCGAGTTTCATTGGTAATCCATATATTCTTCATCTCATCATTGTAATCCAGTATTTCTTGCTTcctgttttattattaattaatcaagtccTACAAATGTGCAACCCATTCATCAAACATTGTTCGGTTTGTTAAGATTTTGTTCGAGTTCGATAATAATTCATCCGAATTCAATTCGTTTACAGCTTTAATCAAACTTCTCTCACGAACTTTCAGTCAATTATAGTAACAAATTTCAACCTCAAAAATCCCACTCGAACTAAATTCATTCTCTGCAAAATCTCAAAATCCAATCAAATTCTTCATTTCAAccacaaaataatattttaaaatcacaaAACCACTTGAATCAAATATAACtacattctaatttaaaaaattacctAATTTTGcacaaactcaaaaaaatatctaaataacttGTAAAATATACCAGTAGACAGGTAACGCGATGCAATGGAAAATAAATCACCACGCTGTTAAAAACTGgcttatttataaaacaattcaTATATGCTTCGGGAAACTTGAACAAATCTCATTAATATTCGAGATAGTTCACCattatgaagcaacaacttaataaatcatataattaaCAAGTAActttaataatcatataattaacAAGTAACTTTAATAATAATTACGTTCGTAGAGATGTATCACTAATTAAGCCAACGACGATGCAATTTACAAATCTGTAATTCTGTAAATCGCTGAATTCGATGGCGAAAAATTTAGGAGCGAAGATTTGATTTATGCTTTCGTTGACGCGTCCGCCGGGGACCGACGAACGCAACGCCTATCAAAAGCAAcacttgtttatttatttttacgaACTGTTAGAATCGAAACATTAAGCGTGAGAagagaaaataaagaagaaaatgaTCGGGAAGAGAGATGTGTACTGAGAAGAGAAGCTGTTGTTGTGGGGAGGGGAGGTGGATGCTAGGGTTTTATAGGCTTCAGTTTATAGGGTTTGGAAAAGCTTTGCGGACTTAAATGGGCTGGAACTAGGCTAGGATAGTTAGTGGGCGGAAAGTGAGAGTCCGGACGAGTTTTAGCAGGATTTGGACTTTAAAGCCCAGTATTTTGGATGCCCACAAAAACGAGTTTTAGAacaagtccaagagtgccctatattgatgtcctaaatcaaaatttaaggcaCATGAAGCAAATCAATGCTCCAACAATTTCCTGGTGGTGCCTTAGAACACTAGGACATGTAACAAgtgccttatttttgaggcaccacTATGCATGCTCTATCAATAAGAAAATAGTTTTCTACCATTCCACTACATCTCTCTCCTCCCTCCTTTTCATTTCACTccaataacaatttaaatatatattattattttaataataaggcacaataatGGGGCTTATTGTTGGAATTGATATACTAAGATGATGTCCTAAGTCaggacattatattttattatatttataaggcatTTGCTAGaatattgttggacttgctcttatatacTCATTTTCCGTCGATTACCACAACATCATTGAACGTAATGATATATACtcatttaaataatatgattttttaatagATGGTCTAAGCGATTAGTggcaatttaatataaaatccaGAAATATATATTCCGGTAAAATTAATTTGTCGATTTAAAAATGGTAAAAGATTTATCAgagaattttagttaaaaatcaaatgaaagtgtaataattgataaattaatgAACTTTTTTAAAGATCAATCAAACTAATCCggtgattttttaataaatggagaatttttaaaatactattTTCCTGTCATTAAGGAATCGAATAGCTGTGTGCAAGAAATGCTTCTTCTTCTAAACTGTATTAACATACTACAATTTAAGCATGCAATTCAGATATTCTACAAGAAAAATTCAGATTCATAGTCCAACATGTATAAAAATCAGGTTTCTGCAAAATGCAGATTCATCGAATAGGAGATTGGCCTCTCTGGAGCTTTATTAACGAAAAATAGGAGCCCTGTTCTCCCTCAGCTAGTAGTTGAGTATGTGATCCTTGCTCAACTACTTTCCCATCTTTCACAACAGCTATGGTGTCTGACTTCTGTATTGTTGACAGTCGATGTGCAACTACTACACAAGTGCGGCCAACCATCATTTTTTCCAGGGCTTCTTGTACTAGATTTTCGGATAAACTGTCAAGGGCACTAGTTGCTTCGTCTAAGAGAAGGATGGCAGGGTTTTTTAGTATTGCTCGCGCAAGTGCTATTCTTTGTTTCTGCCCTCCAGAGAGCTGAACTCCTCTTTGTCCACAGTACGTCTCATATCCGTCTTTCATTGAACTGCATTAcatttgggttgggcacggaggttaagaaaataagtaaagtagtgtgaaaaagtaagaaaagtgagaaTAATGATGAGACCGGTTGATAtttaatagtatataaattaagtatagtggagaaaagtagtggaagtggttaatttttgtattataaaaatttactatatttggtatcttttgaaatataaagaattggatgagtCATCCTGAAAAGGAatgtgtaaagaaatggttgggacagaAGGAGTACAACGTAGTAAAGATATCAGTAAAGCTTTTACCTTATAAATTCATGAGCATTGGCAAGCTTAGCAGCCTTGGTGATCTCTGATTCTGTAGTCATTTCTTTTCCATAGACAATGTTTTCACGAATTGTTCCTGCAAAGAGAGTAGGTTCTTGGCTCACCAATGCAATATGTGACCTTAAACTTTGCAGGTTGTAGCTCTTGATGTCTTGGTCGTCAATTAGTACTGATCCCTTCAAAGGGTCATAGAATCTTTCAACCAAGCTGATGACAGTCGATTTGCCTGAACCACTTTGTCCGACGAGTGCCAGTGTTTTACCAGCTTCTATTGTGAGACTTAAGCCTTGAAAAATTAGTTGTTCAGGCCTTGATGGATATGCAAAGAACACATTCTTTAATTCTATGCAGCCATTAAGTGTGTTTGTAACTTTGATCCCTTCAGAGTCTTGAGGTTCGATCTCACTTTTCCTTTCTAGGATTGCAAAAACTGTTCTAATGGCATTCTTACCTCGTGCCAGATCTGAACTCATGCTTCCTGCATCTGCTATGTTCTTACCGGTGCTCATTAAGATGAAGAAAACTTGAAACAGATGGTCTGAGTTTATTAGTTTTTGATTTATAAGCCTTCCTCCGTACCAAAATGTCAAAGCCATGCTAGCAGTTGTTATAAACTGTGAGGTACATAGGCCTAAACCCGAAAGCCATGACTGTCTAATGCTCTCCTTTTGGGGGCCTTTCAGTGTAGTTTCGAAAAGTCCTAAAATTCTTTCTTGAGAAGAAAATGCAGTGATGGTTCTATGATTCACAACTGCTTCACTTGCAAGTTGGTTTCCTTCATTTTGTGCTTTTTGTGCCTTTCCAGACAAACTCTTCATTAAAACACTCTTTGAGTAAAAGCATGCAATGACCAGAGGCTGAACAGCTATCATCACAATAGCTATTCTCCACGCAAGTATCAAGGCAAATAAAAAGGCCAGAAAAGCGCTTGTAATGACCTGAAGCAGCAATGAAATGCGATCTCCAACTAGGGCTCTAACCATGTTTGCTTCAGTGGCAAGCCTAGCACATACAGCTGCACTTGTGTTCTCGTCGTGATCAAACCATCCAATCTCAAAGGTTAGCACGTTTTTAAGCATTTTCTCTCGCACCCTCTTGGTTAAGCGTTCTCCCATGATGGCGAAATTGTAGTGTTGGAGTAGATTGGCGAAGAAGCTAAGAACTCCCAAACTTGTGAAAACAATAGCATAGAATCTGGTCTCTGATTGTACCTTAGAATCGTTATCGGTGATGAAGAATACAGACACTACTGATCCCAAACAATAAGCATGGACTGGCTGAATCACCCCAAAACCAACAGACCCTAGACATCCAAGCAAGGCTTTCTTCCACTCAGGGGCATTCATTTGCAGTAAATGCCATAGTGATGGATTAGGCTCTGAAGAAAACTCGAGTGTCTCATCCTCACTATCACTATCATGGTAAGTATATGCTTGGACAGAATGAGCCATACTCATGCTTATTTCTTGGCTGAAAGGGGAAACAGGGCTATTATGCCAGCTTGATCTCACACTAATAGGCGTCCTTGGAGATGGAGTGTTGGATGTTCGTCCGTATATTCCATGGTTCGAACTAGTAGAGGTCATATTTTGTGTTGCTGATTGCTGCATCTGCACCATATTAAAGTAGGCGCCACCTTCACCGCCATTTGATTGCATCAATTTGTCATGAGAGCCTGATTCAATCACTTTCCCTGATTGGAGAACTACAATCACATCAGCCTTTCGGATTGTAGTGAGACGATGAGCAATGATTATAGTTGTCCTCCCAACTGAAGCCTGATCGAGGGCTTCTTGCACAACTTTCTCAGATTCTGCATCAAGAGCACTTGTAGCTTCGTCAAGTAGAAGAATCTTAGGGTCTTTAAGCATTGCTCTTGCTATCGCAATTCTCTGCTTTTGTCCCCCGGATAATTGAACCCCATATTGTCCTACCTAAACAATCATCGGAACTTCATCAAAATAAGCAGTGTATGAAGAGATAAGTAATGTACAATAACAGAAACTGTGACTTACCTGAGTTTCATAACCATGGGGTAATTGTTCAATGAATTCATGCGCATTGGCAGCCTCTGCTGCAGAAACAACAAGTTCCATCGAAGCTTCTTCATTCCCAAAGAGTATATTCTCCTTAATCGATGTTGCAAACAACACTGGCTCCTGATTAACGAAGCCCATCTGGGATCTTAACCATTTGAGCTGAAGTTTCCTTATTTTATGTCCATCAAGAAAGATGTCGCCTTTGGACGGATCATAGAATCTTTCAAGCAGAGCAATGATCGTAGACTTTCCAGAGCCACTACCTCCAACAAGACCAACAGTCTTCCCAGATTTAATTTTGAGGTTAAATCCATCAAGAATTATAGTATCCGGTCTAGATGGATATGAGAAAGAAACCTCCTTAAACTCAATATTTCCTTTCACATCTTCTAGAATTTTTCCACGGCTATTCTCAGAGTCTATTTCAGGCTTTCTTGTTATCATCCCGGACATCCTGGTAGCTGCTGCTTTTGCCTCTGCAATGAATGAGAGATTTGGAAGAGCCCCCATCAAGGACCTGAAATTTGTAAGACATTCTCACTTTAACTTGTTATAAACTCATAAGCCTATGAAAGGAGTTACATAATGATGAAGAATTCACAATAAACGTACATTCCTCCCAGAATAATGGAGATGCCAGACACGAAAACATGGCCACCAGATTCTCCTTTCTTAGTAACTAAAACGCTTCCGACCCACGCTATAAATGCCCAAGCAACAAATACCATTCCCATGCTTCCTATCAGTAATCCTTTAGCAAACCCTTGCTTTATACCAATGTCTGTGCTTTTCTGAAGTTCATGGCTAAATCTATCTAATGTTTGGTGTTCCCCCACGTAGGAATAAACAGTTCGGATAGATGA is a window from the Daucus carota subsp. sativus chromosome 8, DH1 v3.0, whole genome shotgun sequence genome containing:
- the LOC108200007 gene encoding putative multidrug resistance protein, translating into MGSKGGGGGGIFSYADGTDKVLMFFGTLGSIGDGLMSPLTMIALAGVIDQYSDKGPALPNDVVDKYSLRLLYIAILVGASAFVEGLCWTRTAERQASRTRMEYLRSVLRQEVGFFDNKDASSTTFNVVSTMSTDAHLIQDVIAEKIPNFLAQITALISGILVAFLLSWRLALACLPFAIGFVIPGVGFGKLMMNLAMKAREAYGVAGGIAEQAISSIRTVYSYVGEHQTLDRFSHELQKSTDIGIKQGFAKGLLIGSMGMVFVAWAFIAWVGSVLVTKKGESGGHVFVSGISIILGGMSLMGALPNLSFIAEAKAAATRMSGMITRKPEIDSENSRGKILEDVKGNIEFKEVSFSYPSRPDTIILDGFNLKIKSGKTVGLVGGSGSGKSTIIALLERFYDPSKGDIFLDGHKIRKLQLKWLRSQMGFVNQEPVLFATSIKENILFGNEEASMELVVSAAEAANAHEFIEQLPHGYETQVGQYGVQLSGGQKQRIAIARAMLKDPKILLLDEATSALDAESEKVVQEALDQASVGRTTIIIAHRLTTIRKADVIVVLQSGKVIESGSHDKLMQSNGGEGGAYFNMVQMQQSATQNMTSTSSNHGIYGRTSNTPSPRTPISVRSSWHNSPVSPFSQEISMSMAHSVQAYTYHDSDSEDETLEFSSEPNPSLWHLLQMNAPEWKKALLGCLGSVGFGVIQPVHAYCLGSVVSVFFITDNDSKVQSETRFYAIVFTSLGVLSFFANLLQHYNFAIMGERLTKRVREKMLKNVLTFEIGWFDHDENTSAAVCARLATEANMVRALVGDRISLLLQVITSAFLAFLFALILAWRIAIVMIAVQPLVIACFYSKSVLMKSLSGKAQKAQNEGNQLASEAVVNHRTITAFSSQERILGLFETTLKGPQKESIRQSWLSGLGLCTSQFITTASMALTFWYGGRLINQKLINSDHLFQVFFILMSTGKNIADAGSMSSDLARGKNAIRTVFAILERKSEIEPQDSEGIKVTNTLNGCIELKNVFFAYPSRPEQLIFQGLSLTIEAGKTLALVGQSGSGKSTVISLVERFYDPLKGSVLIDDQDIKSYNLQSLRSHIALVSQEPTLFAGTIRENIVYGKEMTTESEITKAAKLANAHEFISSMKDGYETYCGQRGVQLSGGQKQRIALARAILKNPAILLLDEATSALDSLSENLVQEALEKMMVGRTCVVVAHRLSTIQKSDTIAVVKDGKVVEQGSHTQLLAEGEQGSYFSLIKLQRGQSPIR